CGAGGGACGCCGTTCCGCTAAAAGGCCGCCCCACCGAAGCGGTCCAGCCGTCGCCAACCCGTCCGGAGCGAATGCCCGAAACCCCCGTCCTCTACGTCCTGAACGGCCCCAACCTCAACCTTCTGGGTGTGCGGGAGCCGCATATCTACGGGCGCGAGACCCTGGCCGACGTCCAGGCACTGTGCGAGGCGGCGGCCGAGGGGGCCACGATCGTCTTCAGGCAGACGAATCGCGAGGGCGAACTGATCGACTGGGTGCAGGAGACGCGCACCGCGGCGCACGCCCTGATCCTGAACCCGGCCGGTTATGGCCACACCTCCATCGCCCTGCTCGACGCGCTGAAGGCCCTGACCATTCCGGTGATCGAGTGCCACCTGTCCAATCCGGCGGCGCGCGAGGAATTCCGGCACAAGACCTTCGTTTCGCTGGCGGCGACCGGCGTCGTCTCGGGCTTCGGCGCCCACTCCTACGAACTGGCCATCAAGGCCGCGCTCCGGCTGGTGCGGGAACGCAGTTCCTCCGCCGACCGTTTGAACCCAGACCACAAGGCATAGCTTTCATGGCGACCGAAAAACCGCTCAAGAACGAACCGTCGACCGAGATCGACGCCGCCCTGGTCCGCCAGCTGGCTGACATCCTGAATGACACCTCCCTGACGGAGATCGAGGTCGAGCGCGGCGAGCTGCGCATCCGGGTCGCCCGCGAGATCACCGCCGCGCCGGTCATGCAGTACGCCGCCGCGCCGGCGCAGGCCGCGCCCGTCGCGCCGGCACCGGTCGCCGCGCCCCTGTCCATGCCCTCCGATCCTGCGACGATCGTCGCGAAATCGGGCGAACAGGTGAAGTCGCCCATGGTTGGCACCGTCTACCTGCAGGCCTCGCCCGAGGCGCCGCCCTTCGTCCAGGCCGGCGACAAGGTGAAGAAGGGCCAGACCCTCCTGATCATCGAGGCCATGAAGACGATGAACCCGATCCAGGCCCCGCGCGACGGCGTCGTGGCCGACATCATGGTCGGCGACGCCCAGCCCGTCGAGTTCGGCGAACCCCTCGTCCTGCTCGAGGCGTAAGCCATGTTCACCAAGGTCCTGATCGCCAACCGCGGCGAAATCGCGCTGCGCATCCACCGCGCGTGCAAGGAGATGGGCATCTCCACCGTCGCCGTGCACTCCGAGGCCGATCGCGGGGCCATGTGGGTCCGGCTGGCCGACGAGAGCGTCTGCATCGGACCGGCCCCGGCCGCCAAATCCTATCTGAACATCCCCTCGATCATCGCGGCGGCTGAAATCACCGGGGCCCAGGCCATCCACCCCGGCTACGGCTTCCTGTCGGAAAACGCGCGCTTCGCCGAGATCGTCGAGGCCCACGGCATGACCTTCATCGGGCCCCGGCCCGAGCACATCCGGATCATGGGCGACAAGATCACGGCCAAGCAGACCGTGCTGGAAGCCGGCATCCCCTGCGTGCCCGGTTCGCCCGGCGAGGTCGAGACGGTCGAGGACGCGATCGCCGCGTCGAAATCCATCGGCTTTCCGCTGATCGTGAAGGCCTCCGCCGGCGGCGGCGGGCGCGGCATGAAGGTCGCCCTGACGGCCGACGATCTGGTCGAGGCCGTCCAGACGGCCCAGTCCGAGGCCCTCGCCGCCTTCGGCAACGGCGCGGTGTACATGGAGCGCTATCTCCAGAAGCCGCGCCACATCGAGATCCAGGTCATCGCCGACAGCCACGGCAACGTCGTCCACCTGGGCGAGCGCGACTGCTCGCTGCAGCGCCGCCACCAGAAGGTGCTGGAAGAGGCCCCCTCGCCCGCCCTGTCGGCTGCCGAGCGCGTCGCCATCGGCGAGACGGTGAACAAGGCGATCGCCAAGATCGGCTACCTGGGCGTCGGCACGATCGAATTCTTGTGGGAGGACGGCGAGTTCTTCTTCATCGAGATGAACACCCGTCTGCAGGTCGAACACCCGGTCACCGAAGCCATCACCGGCGTCGACCTGGTGCGCGAACAGATCCGCATCGCCGCCGGCCTGCCGCTGTCCTTCACCCAGGAGGACATCCACTTCGAGGGTCACGCCATCGAGGTGCGGATCAACGCCGAGAACGCCGAGACCTTCACGCCCTCGCCCGGCACCATCACCGACTTCCACGCCCCCGGCGGCCTCGGCGTGCGGCTGGATAGCGCCATCTACGCCGGCTATTCGATCCCGCCCTTCTACGACAGCCTGATCGGCAAGCTGATCGTCCATGGCCGCGACCGGGCCGAATGCATCGCCCGGCTCAAGCGCAGCCTGAACGAGATGGTCATCGGCGGAATCGACACGACCATTCCGCTGTTCCAGAAGCTACTGGCCGAGCCCGACATCCTGTCGGGGGATTACGACATCCACTGGCTGGAAAACTGGGCGAAGCGGCAGAAGGGCCAGGCCTAGGCGCGCTCCGGGAGGCATGACGTGACGGACCCCGCCGCCTCAGCCTTCCCGCCGCCCGGTTCGTTCACCGCCGAGACCCTGCTCCGCTGCTATGCCCAGGGCGTCTTTCCCATGGGCGAGGCGCGGGACGATCCGCGCGTCTTCCTGGTCGAGCCCGAGCTGCGCGGAGTGATCCCGCTGGACGGCTTCCACATCCCGACCCGGCTTCGACGGACGGTCCGGGCCGAACCGTTCGTCGTCCGTGGGAACACGGTCTTCCCTGCCGTGCTGGACGCCTGCGCGGCGCCTTCTCCCGGGCGCGAGGACACCTGGATCAACGGCCCTATTCGACGGCTCTATCTCCAGCTGCACGCTATGGGACACGCCCACAGCCTTGAATGCTGGAGGGACGAAGAGCTGGTCGGCGGTCTCTACGGGGTCACCCTGGGTGGGGCCTTCTTCGGCGAGAGCATGTTCAGCCGCGTCACCGACGCCTCGAAGGTCGCGATGGTCCACCTCGTCGCCCGGCTGCGCCGGGGGGGCTGGCGACTGCTCGATGCCCAGTTCAGGACGCCCCACCTGGATCAGTTCGGCCTGATCGAGATCCCGCAGTCCGCCTATCTGGAGCGCCTGGCGACCGCGCTGGAGACGACCCTGGATCCGGCAGGGCTTTCCGCCCCGCTGTCAGGCCTGGACGCGGTGTCCTATGCCTTGCAGCCGACGATCCATGCATCATAGATCGGATGCTGCAGGCCGCTGATGGCGGGCGTCGACGAGAACATCCAGCCCCGGAAGATCTGACGCGGAGCCGCCGCCGGCGTGGCGCGCGGCTGCAGCGTGATGTCCAGATAGGCGATGGCGTCGTTGACCAGCTCGTTGTCGGCCGACACCTCGCACGCGCGCGCCGTGAAGATCAGGTTGTTGTTGAACCGCACCGGCGGCCCGCCGACCTCGACCTCGAATCGCATGCTCTCGGCCGTGATCTTGTCGATGGCCTCGACGATCGCGACCCGGCGGCGCTGGCGCGGCGTGGGGGTCTCGGGGGCCATGCGCTTGGCCTTGTCCTCGTCGCTTTCGAGGCCCTCGTCGTCCTTGGCCTCGTCCTCGGCGGCGGCGTCCTGATCGTCCTCGGCCGACGCCGCGTCCGCCGCCAGCTGGGTGGGCTCGACCGCCGGGCCCGGTGGCGTGATGGCGATGGGCACGGCCGGGGCTGGGTCGCCCGCCGGCGCCGCTTCCTGACCCGGATCGTTGCGCAGGGCGTCGCCGATCGGGTCGGACGCGGGACGGGCGTCCTGGGGCGGACCATCCTGCCGGCCACCGGCCACGACGGCTCCCGATGTCGCCAGCACGACGGCGGCCGCGCCCGTCAGCAGCCAGCGGACGGGATTCATTCGGGCTTCCAGGCTTCGTAGTCGCCCGTCGCGGCCGGACGGACGCCCTCAGCGGCCAGCGACCCTTGCGGATGCCAGGCGAGGGGCGTGCCGGTCATGTTGGGCAGGTGATCCTTCTCCCAGCGGCGGCGCGGCAGCGGCGACTCGGTCGGCGGTTCGTCAAAGGTGTAGTGGAGCCAGCCGTGCCAGTCGGGCGTGACCTTCGAGGCCTCGGCATAACCGTTGTAGACGACCCAGCGACGCTTGCGTCCGTCGTAGCTGACGTTGTCGCGCGACTGGTAATAGCGGTTGCCGTTCTCGTCGGTCCCGATCAGTTCGCCCCGCTTGGCGATGGTGAAGAAGGTGCCGATCGTCGCGCCGGACGTCCAACCGAAGATTCTGCCGAGCACGAGGCGTATCCAGTCCAGATTCGGATCGGCGGGAGGCCCGATCCACGCCGGCGATCATAGAAACCGGCCTCGCTCACGTCCAGCGTGGAGCCGAAATCCTTGTCGCCAACATCTTGGGGGTAACCCTCGCGCGACCCACCACATCTATTGCGGGCAGGCCCCGACGCGCCCTAGGCTGTCGTAACGATCCTGTGCGGGCCCGCGAATGCGCTTCAACCCCTATCTGACCGAGCTGTCCGCCGCCGTCGTTTGCGAGG
This DNA window, taken from Brevundimonas subvibrioides ATCC 15264, encodes the following:
- a CDS encoding type II 3-dehydroquinate dehydratase, with product MPETPVLYVLNGPNLNLLGVREPHIYGRETLADVQALCEAAAEGATIVFRQTNREGELIDWVQETRTAAHALILNPAGYGHTSIALLDALKALTIPVIECHLSNPAAREEFRHKTFVSLAATGVVSGFGAHSYELAIKAALRLVRERSSSADRLNPDHKA
- the accB gene encoding acetyl-CoA carboxylase biotin carboxyl carrier protein, with the protein product MATEKPLKNEPSTEIDAALVRQLADILNDTSLTEIEVERGELRIRVAREITAAPVMQYAAAPAQAAPVAPAPVAAPLSMPSDPATIVAKSGEQVKSPMVGTVYLQASPEAPPFVQAGDKVKKGQTLLIIEAMKTMNPIQAPRDGVVADIMVGDAQPVEFGEPLVLLEA
- the accC gene encoding acetyl-CoA carboxylase biotin carboxylase subunit, with protein sequence MFTKVLIANRGEIALRIHRACKEMGISTVAVHSEADRGAMWVRLADESVCIGPAPAAKSYLNIPSIIAAAEITGAQAIHPGYGFLSENARFAEIVEAHGMTFIGPRPEHIRIMGDKITAKQTVLEAGIPCVPGSPGEVETVEDAIAASKSIGFPLIVKASAGGGGRGMKVALTADDLVEAVQTAQSEALAAFGNGAVYMERYLQKPRHIEIQVIADSHGNVVHLGERDCSLQRRHQKVLEEAPSPALSAAERVAIGETVNKAIAKIGYLGVGTIEFLWEDGEFFFIEMNTRLQVEHPVTEAITGVDLVREQIRIAAGLPLSFTQEDIHFEGHAIEVRINAENAETFTPSPGTITDFHAPGGLGVRLDSAIYAGYSIPPFYDSLIGKLIVHGRDRAECIARLKRSLNEMVIGGIDTTIPLFQKLLAEPDILSGDYDIHWLENWAKRQKGQA
- the aat gene encoding leucyl/phenylalanyl-tRNA--protein transferase; the encoded protein is MTDPAASAFPPPGSFTAETLLRCYAQGVFPMGEARDDPRVFLVEPELRGVIPLDGFHIPTRLRRTVRAEPFVVRGNTVFPAVLDACAAPSPGREDTWINGPIRRLYLQLHAMGHAHSLECWRDEELVGGLYGVTLGGAFFGESMFSRVTDASKVAMVHLVARLRRGGWRLLDAQFRTPHLDQFGLIEIPQSAYLERLATALETTLDPAGLSAPLSGLDAVSYALQPTIHAS
- a CDS encoding DUF2155 domain-containing protein translates to MNPVRWLLTGAAAVVLATSGAVVAGGRQDGPPQDARPASDPIGDALRNDPGQEAAPAGDPAPAVPIAITPPGPAVEPTQLAADAASAEDDQDAAAEDEAKDDEGLESDEDKAKRMAPETPTPRQRRRVAIVEAIDKITAESMRFEVEVGGPPVRFNNNLIFTARACEVSADNELVNDAIAYLDITLQPRATPAAAPRQIFRGWMFSSTPAISGLQHPIYDAWIVGCKA
- a CDS encoding NADH:ubiquinone oxidoreductase subunit NDUFA12, producing MLGRIFGWTSGATIGTFFTIAKRGELIGTDENGNRYYQSRDNVSYDGRKRRWVVYNGYAEASKVTPDWHGWLHYTFDEPPTESPLPRRRWEKDHLPNMTGTPLAWHPQGSLAAEGVRPAATGDYEAWKPE